Part of the Leptolyngbya boryana PCC 6306 genome is shown below.
AATGCAAGGTACGTGAGTGCTGGGAGTAAAAATGGAAGTAAGACAGAGTAAGAAATATAGAACTGTAAACTTGCTAAACCATAACCAATCGGAACCATAAAAAACCGTTTTCGTTGGTGTTGATTGATTAGGATGATTGTTGCTTTTCCTGCGATCGCAGCAATGATCACGATCCATAGATCCGGAATTGGTAGGAGCATTCGGCGATTTAATAAGCTATGAACTAAGTAAGCGTGAATTGTTCCGCTTGATGTTTTTGCACTCGCGGTGGATTGCCAGAATTTGAAGGCAAGCGGGCTGATGAAGTAGTCTTCTCCAGGTGTGACTCCTGCATCAATTTGACCATCTGGAACAATTAGCGCGATCGCATTTGTGCGATCTGTTGTATCTTGATTTCGCAAGAGTTTCCAGCTTGGAATTGCTTTGTAGACCTGGTTTGGTGGAATTGAATAATCGATTAAGGGATGTAACCAGGTTTGTCCAAAGATTGCAGAGAACTGAGTGATTGGCTGAAAGTATAGGCGCGGATCTCGTCGATCGAGGGCTTGCGGATTGCACAATCGAACAACTTGATAGGCAAAAGGTAACATTTCGCTTTGAGCTAGAGTATCGCCAATTACTCTGGCATAGAAGGCAGGATCACCAATTAGATCCATATCACCATTGCTTCCGAATTGTTTGAACTCTGGTAGTGCTGTGATCCAAGATTGATTTGACTGTAAATCTGGCGTTGCTGCCAATACAAACTGTTTACCCGATTGAATCGCCGTTGAGAGCGATGTTTCTAGAGCGCGATCGCCACTTGGTTGATGTCGAAACAAAAGATAATTGATGCCAATCACTGAACTTTCTGATTGTGAAACGCGATCGACAACTTTTGCTAAATATCGTCGATCGAGATTTTGTTCGATCAAGCTTACTCTATCTTTCTGAAGCGATTCTTCATTGATTTGAACGAGTAACACCGGAGAAGATTGAGGTTGAATGCTTTGATTTGTAACTTGGCGGTAGATTGCCTGCACGAATTGGCGCTGATCAATGAGCGCACTTTGAACCGGGAGCAGAACACTGAGAGAAGCGAAAATACTGACTGCGATCGCTTCTAAACATTGCGGCTTCCACGGTCTTATGCGGGTTTTCCAAGTGGGTGTTGCGAATCGAAAGGGTTTTGCTTGAGGATGAGAAAAAAGTGAAGGAATAAGATAGGCAGAAGGATAAGTTAGATTTTTCTCTAGTTTGAGAAACTGACAGGCAGAAAGCGTTGCTTCTTGTGCGTTCTGGTGATTTGATAGATATCTTAAGAAGTGAAGTAGAAAGTCTTTTGCAACATCATCACGAATCGGTTCGCGCATCACAACGACTTGATTTAGACCTAAGTTAATGAGTGATTCAGCAATACTGAGACCATTACAAGAATTGAAAATAGCAAACTGTAATCCGCACTCCTGAGCAATCTTTAGCTGTGGAGCAATCTCGCTGATTAGAATCGAAGTGTTTGGCGCAATGCCTAATTCGCCGCCTGTAAGTGTGGATTCGTTGCTGTGTCCGGCGAAGAAGAGAA
Proteins encoded:
- a CDS encoding CHASE2 domain-containing protein, which produces MLLKIWRVEQTCLFELVWHETQTLSAKLTYPETLTTLYQTWQSTYLQFYRSTLRARLGLVLNIQQPEIDWRTRLVQAEAAFLAEFHYWLNSAELLEIRREITKTSVLYLRCDSSEIVKLPWESWQIGAEFGSSQPIQIIRTSLALCAERAKPIHRTKNRILVILGDETGLNFEAERAALQQLNHRAEIQLIGWQPEARTPELLQQIRNAIADPKGWDILFFAGHSNESTLTGGELGIAPNTSILISEIAPQLKIAQECGLQFAIFNSCNGLSIAESLINLGLNQVVVMREPIRDDVAKDFLLHFLRYLSNHQNAQEATLSACQFLKLEKNLTYPSAYLIPSLFSHPQAKPFRFATPTWKTRIRPWKPQCLEAIAVSIFASLSVLLPVQSALIDQRQFVQAIYRQVTNQSIQPQSSPVLLVQINEESLQKDRVSLIEQNLDRRYLAKVVDRVSQSESSVIGINYLLFRHQPSGDRALETSLSTAIQSGKQFVLAATPDLQSNQSWITALPEFKQFGSNGDMDLIGDPAFYARVIGDTLAQSEMLPFAYQVVRLCNPQALDRRDPRLYFQPITQFSAIFGQTWLHPLIDYSIPPNQVYKAIPSWKLLRNQDTTDRTNAIALIVPDGQIDAGVTPGEDYFISPLAFKFWQSTASAKTSSGTIHAYLVHSLLNRRMLLPIPDLWIVIIAAIAGKATIILINQHQRKRFFMVPIGYGLASLQFYISYSVLLPFLLPALTYLAFLVTSKPQSDD